In Torulaspora globosa chromosome 1, complete sequence, a genomic segment contains:
- the CDC43 gene encoding protein geranylgeranyltransferase type I subunit CDC43 (ancestral locus Anc_2.312), with protein sequence MASIPNHAKHVRFLERHLSLLPGSQQEHDVNKMAVVFYSFTGLMALGIDVAEKYRSSLDWIHRHYITIKLPGWQQTISGFTGSLSVQIPGVNTVSLPNTLFALLVLKLMKDETFWDNHLDRQNIMTFVAKCQSPENGSFSSTLDYKNLKPSPVDPKDLRFCYIAISILYLLGCRNHNEFARHINLDKLLNYILSQQCEMGGFGSYNEAHAGYTSCALSALYLLGKLDQLSDEFKERTISWLCQRQVSREGCMSLLEPNANYDHDDHGGFQGRENKFADTCYVFWCLNSLRILGTQGCELPARLDLAEQFLLHRTQNTLIGGFSKNDQDDPDLYHTCLGIAALKLIEGSFDGVLFMPKNDAGLC encoded by the coding sequence ATGGCGTCCATTCCGAACCATGCAAAGCATGTAAGGTTTCTCGAACGGCATTTGTCCCTACTGCCAGGCAGTCAACAAGAACATGATGTTAATAAGATGGCAGTAGTATTCTACTCTTTTACGGGATTAATGGCTCTTGGAATAGACGTTGCTGAGAAGTATAGATCAAGTTTGGATTGGATACATCGCCACTACATCACTATAAAGCTGCCGGGATGGCAACAGACAATATCAGGCTTCACAGGCAGCTTGTCTGTACAAATCCCAGGAGTCAATACTGTGAGCCTTCCGAATACCCTCTTTGCCCTACTAGTCCTCAAGCTGATGAAAGATGAGACCTTTTGGGATAACCACCTAGACAGGCAGAACATCATGACTTTTGTAGCGAAATGCCAAAGTCCTGAGAATGGATCCTTCTCGTCAACATTAGACtacaagaacttgaaacCTTCGCCGGTGGATCCGAAAGACTTAAGATTTTGCTATATTGCTATTTCTATCCTGTATTTGCTTGGATGCAGGAATCATAATGAGTTCGCTAGGCATATTAACCTCGACAAGCTCCTGAATTATATCCTGTCGCAGCAATGCGAGATGGGCGGATTCGGATCATACAACGAAGCTCATGCAGGTTACACGTCTTGTGCCTTATCGGCTCTCTATTTGCTTGGCAAGCTTGATCAGCTAAGTGATGAATTCAAAGAGAGGACTATTTCATGGTTGTGCCAACGACAAGTATCTAGAGAAGGTTGTATGAGCTTGCTAGAGCCGAATGCGAATTACGATCACGACGACCATGGTGGTTTCCAGGGAAGAGAGAATAAATTCGCCGACACCTGTTACGTATTTTGGTGTCTTAACTCACTTCGGATATTGGGAACACAAGGTTGCGAGCTCCCGGCTCGACTTGACCTAGCGGAACAGTTTCTCTTGCATAGAACACAAAATACGCTAATTGGAGGTTTCAGCAAGAATGACCAGGATGATCCCGACCTATATCACACATGTCTCGGGATCGCTGCCTTAAAATTGATCGAAGGTTCTTTTGATGGTGTTCTTTTCATGCCCAAGAATGATGCCGGACTTTGCTAG
- the NUT1 gene encoding Nut1p (ancestral locus Anc_2.316) has protein sequence MEDETAYKLALGCAERQITAPDFLNLYKEFYTERLATSGENDESPAADSTAKELCDTLAVDFLRLLNSQKHLIIVDYLVQVLFVNYNTILVHAFLPRLYSVGNSVMLLHFFSQSSAFLANLSDSLIADEVSRDAPGCIIPNVLNANINEISDELVVAIARFLQLILKNMNGNATIASERTREGTYTLMSRLSKLNRLLHRKISVSLDAKIGFKDANIPATKDATHDFMSSPTISSPQFIPSPFSTSKVPTSKAFTPKYGDMKLLRFYKNIWLNNKIMNWEPIDSSFLSNYTMIAPTIFQDKGNPAKTVDTELTDLIETSFTCFAQFVSNKQYHQANSYFNLLERQWIIFIVKHIPLLILEHSSGNPQVVTNALENIDDKVVKAIRTYYSEKDDVKKANEDLFDDYPSASLDIRHDFIKNLIKLGLQPSALINDYLGEDQMIDTKGLSVTDELVVTNLQGVQEVISDIASFISTSLDSLDPELITGQATEQAEGLLQILNNFDNISPTKQRELSTSLIGMLQKALVDFDFNRITKICLLLSFNFSHSLTAILSFVTPTKVCEMLMRFIDISWDGCVETKKKEAADSEFETMNIFSSFAWSLLLLIVISQNYDFSLVDVVLQSSDLDLENSFVVPFISKLPEIPDAFFKDVRKAADPNMRAESLLMVEGWLKGLFINGSISDSLVQNVDAKELAMLCPFIFKQVLLALEAQALNDLSNLIGGFEYFLQPFMQIGLIKIVYWLEQYLYSLKSDTIADDVLGNIFTLLDSIFNPSSLNEDSRSFHNAVLRLNAIRLLKVLRKFRVQSQSNYGIYSSEASGHPKLESLIKNLTAALQISPNYNVDPRITSSDNAFPQKQLNYGNIMILNENPINKIMTNQINSFWNLHSSTYYNLDYLREIINLVTPRNFLIDVFRTLEYKLSTYGVPGARNRMSSAESEHVLDYLFYFMALFDIKSQTHAMHLLSLMESNEEQEEPSVSMRLQIKADPVPKQEVAQDDDFDMLFGENDTSTHGADEEIQIINVEEVPKFNHSAAFHRQSFGLILHELKTNYEAALPAGFITQEAYKRIERYHQKYIDILKKCIF, from the coding sequence ATGGAAGATGAGACTGCGTACAAACTTGCCTTGGGATGCGCAGAGAGGCAGATAACGGCTCCAGATTTCTTAAACTTGTACAAAGAGTTCTACACAGAACGGCTAGCGACCAGTGGAGAAAACGATGAAAGCCCAGCTGCTGATTCGACTGCTAAGGAACTCTGCGACACTTTGGCTGTAGATTTTCTTCGACTTTTGAATTCACAGAAACATTTGATCATTGTCGACTATTTGGTGCAAGTGCTGTTTGTCAACTACAATACCATATTGGTTCATGCATTTTTGCCCCGGTTGTATTCTGTTGGGAATTCAGTTATGTTACTTCATTTCTTCTCCCAGTCCAGTGCTTTTCTGGCCAATTTATCAGATTCATTGATTGCAGATGAGGTCTCAAGGGACGCTCCAGGATGTATAATCCCCAATGTGCTCAATGCAAACATCAATGAGATTAGCGACGAGCTTGTGGTTGCTATCGCCAGGTTCCTGCAGTTGATATTAAAAAATATGAATGGCAACGCTACGATTGCATCAGAAAGAACGAGAGAGGGTACCTATACGCTAATGTCAAGACTCTCCAAATTGAACagacttcttcatcgaaagaTCTCTGTAAGCTTGGATGCCAAGATAGGATTCAAAGATGCGAATATCCCCGCGACAAAGGATGCTACACACGACTTCATGAGCTCTCCCACTATATCTTCGCCTCAATTTATCCCAAGTCCTTTCTCAACCTCCAAAGTGCCCACTTCTAAGGCCTTCACTCCGAAATATGGTGATATGAAACTTCTCCGCTTTTACAAGAATATCTGGCTCAAtaacaagatcatgaaTTGGGAGCCAATAGACTCTTCGTTCCTTTCCAATTATACGATGATAGCTCCGACTATATTTCAAGATAAAGGAAACCCTGCTAAGACGGTAGATACAGAGCTCACTGACCTGATCGAGACGTCATTCACTTGTTTCGCTCAGTTTGTCAGTAATAAACAGTATCATCAAGCCAATTCCTATTTCAATTTGTTGGAGAGGCAGTGGATTATTTTTATTGTTAAACATATTCCACTGCTGATCTTAGAGCATTCCTCTGGAAACCCACAAGTTGTAACTAACGCCCTTGAGAATATAGACGACAAAGTTGTGAAGGCGATTCGAACTTATTATTcagaaaaagatgatgTGAAGAAAGCAAATGAGGACCTGTTCGATGACTATCCATCGGCAAGTCTAGACATCAGACATGATTTTATTAAAAATTTAATAAAACTGGGACTGCAACCATCGGCGTTGATAAATGATTATCTAGGAGAGGATCAGATGATAGATACTAAGGGTCTATCCGTTACTGATGAGTTAGTGGTTACCAATTTACAAGGTGTTCAAGAGGTAATATCAGACATTGCTTCGTTTATTTCTACCTCCTTAGATTCTCTCGATCCGGAATTGATTACTGGGCAAGCAACTGAACAGGCAGAAGGATTGCTACAAATTCTGAACAATTTTGATAACATATCTCCAACCAAACAGCGGGAACTGTCAACCAGTCTCATTGGCATGTTGCAGAAAGCACTTGTTGACTTTGACTTTAACCGTATAACAAAGATATGCTTATTGCtgtctttcaacttttcgCATTCTCTTACCGCGATACTGTCTTTTGTGACGCCAACCAAGGTGTGTGAAATGCTAATGAGATTCATTGACATATCGTGGGATGGCTGCGTggaaacaaagaagaaagaagctgcAGATTCAGAGTTTGAGACGATGAACATATTCTCGTCTTTTGCCTGGTCTCTTCTTCTATTGATCGTTATTTCTCAAAACTATGACTTCTCGCTGGTGGACGTAGTGCTTCAATCCTCAGATCTGGACCTAGAAAACTCATTTGTAGTGCCTTTCATTTCCAAGCTTCCAGAAATCCCAGATgcgttcttcaaagatgtcCGTAAGGCTGCGGATCCAAATATGAGAGCAGAATCTCTGCTAATGGTAGAAGGCTGGCTGAAAGGGCTGTTTATTAACGGCTCGATATCCGATTCACTAGTGCAAAATGTCGATGCCAAAGAGTTGGCGATGTTGTGTCCCTTCATTTTCAAACAGGTTTTACTGGCACTTGAAGCGCAGGCGCTGAATGACCTCTCCAATTTGATTGGGGGTTTCGAGTATTTCCTGCAACCTTTCATGCAAATCGGCCTGATCAAGATAGTTTATTGGCTTGAGCAATACCTGTATTCTTTAAAGAGCGACACTATTGCGGACGACGTTCTTGGCAACATTTTCACTTTACTGGACTCAATATTCAATCCATCGTCACTCAATGAGGATTCGCGATCATTTCATAATGCCGTGCTAAGGCTAAATGCGATAAGGCTTCTGAAGGTCCTACGTAAATTTCGCGTTCAGTCGCAATCAAATTATGGCATATATTCATCGGAGGCCAGTGGGCATCCAAAGTTGGAgtcgttgatcaaaaaTCTTACAGCCGCCCTACAGATATCGCCTAATTATAATGTGGATCCTAGAATTACAAGTTCTGATAATGCATTTCCCCAAAAGCAGCTGAATTACGGTAACATCATGATTCTGAATGAGAACCCTATTAACAAAATAATGACTAATCAGATCAACTCTTTCTGGAATTTGCATAGCAGCACTTACTACAATTTAGACTATCTGAGGGAGATCATCAATTTAGTCACACCTCGAAATTTCCTGATCGATGTATTTCGGACTCTCGAGTACAAATTGAGCACTTATGGTGTACCCGGAGCTCGTAATAGGATGTCATCAGCAGAATCGGAACATGTGTTAGATTACCTCTTCTACTTTATGGCTCTATTCGATATAAAATCACAGACCCATGCTATGCATCTGCTTTCCTTAATGGAGTCTAatgaagagcaagaagagcCTTCCGTTTCCATGCGGTTGCAAATCAAGGCAGACCCCGTCCCAAAGCAGGAGGTAGCTCAAGATGACGACTTTGATATGCTTTTCGGTGAAAACGACACAAGTACACATGGggcagatgaagaaatacaaATTATTAATGTTGAGGAGGTTCCAAAATTTAATCACAGCGCTGCATTCCATCGGCAATCCTTCGGATTGATCTTGCATGAGTTAAAGACAAACTACGAAGCTGCGTTACCAGCTGGCTTCATTACTCAAGAGGCATATAAGAGAATTGAAAGGTATCATCAAAAATATATCgatattttgaagaaatgcaTCTTCTGA
- the AMS1 gene encoding alpha-mannosidase (ancestral locus Anc_2.311) has translation MAEHRINYDPQFKPVQGIYESRLRQFIDEGDYRDLNLPKLYDKERIELDQDRVKVWWYQVKFEPGSSPVSPDKRPPWKSIIEADRKGKLEFREASKGQPFGPSWSTTWFKIELNVPQHWADSKEQLVFQWNCENEGVVIDPDTLIPKTAFSGGERTEYLLPTNGSNKHFFYIEAGNNGMFGCGMGSDINPPDDNRYFTLRTADIVWPDWEARALRIDFWMLGDAARELPDDSWQKHRARHLGNKVMDMFDPNDRSTIKECRDYLKKEYFDALTDSEKVYSKGDLTVLTNVYGMGNCHIDTAWLWPFAETRRKIVRSWSSQCTLMDQYPEYQFVASQAQQFKWLLEEHPEFFKKVLTPKVQQSQFFPIGGSWVENDTNIPSGESLARQFFFGQRFFLKHFGLKSTIFWLPDTFGYSSQVPQICQLSGIDRFLTQKLSWNNINSFPHSTFNWSGIDGSQLLTHMPPGNTYTAAAHFGDVLRTAKQNKSSEFYGSGLMLYGIGDGGGGPTAEMLEKMRRIRSLYNRNGNIIPKLQVGSTIDEFYDDICSKTNKTQDLPTWSGELYFEFHRGTYTSQAQTKRLMRLSEVKIHDLEWLATKASVLFPNDYKYPINEINALWENILLCQFHDVLPGSSIEMVYKYEAVPMLKAVVDKCGDLIDKALEVLKGPSSDEITEARTWVWPGVSETENEASESSVNIQVHDDEFILTNAELKVTIGKKSGTIKSIVDIKSGTEFLDLEHGRNKLGANQFVIFDDKPLSWQAWDTELYSVNQYKYLDKPESVKVVEHSKATCAVEVVICISDQCKLRSRISLNAVKPGTEGESTVDISTIVENWDATNKFLKVEFPVNVRNEFASYETQFGITKRPTHYNTSWDVAKFEVCHHKFADYSEFNKGVSILNNCKYGFSTHGNLMRLSLLRSPKAPDAHADMGTHEIKYAIYPHRGPLSSKTIKLGLQLNYPDKYPISSKLSKRYEDIIKIEGDDNVILSNLKRGEEDQQLNSDYALKPCEETTIVVRVYEALGGESNATLLTCLPIKKVVRIDNLELKALESVKYEAGNKINKIPLKLRPFEIASYKLFF, from the coding sequence ATGGCCGAGCATAGAATCAACTACGATCCTCAGTTCAAACCCGTTCAGGGAATATACGAGAGCAGGCTGAGAcagttcatcgatgagGGGGATTACCGGGACCTGAACCTGCCCAAGCTGTACGATAAGGAGCGTATAGAGCTTGACCAGGATCGTGTGAAAGTTTGGTGGTACCAGGTTAAGTTTGAGCCGGgttcttctccagtttcGCCTGACAAGAGACCACCCTGGAAGAGCATCATTGAGGCCGATAGGAAGGGCAAGCTGGAGTTCAGGGAGGCGTCGAAGGGCCAGCCGTTTGGACCAAGCTGGTCGACAACGTGGTTCAAAATCGAGTTGAATGTACCCCAGCATTGGGCGGACTCTAAGGAGCAATTGGTGTTCCAATGGAACTGTGAAAACGAGGGAGTGGTCATAGATCCTGATACTTTGATCCCGAAGACTGCCTTCTCTGGTGGCGAGAGGACAGAGTACCTCTTGCCAACCAATGGATCGAACAAGCATTTCTTTTACATCGAAGCTGGGAATAACGGCATGTTTGGCTGTGGGATGGGATCTGACATCAACCCTCCAGATGACAACAGATACTTCACGCTCAGAACGGCAGATATTGTTTGGCCAGATTGGGAAGCAAGGGCATTGAGAATCGACTTCTGGATGCTCGGCGATGCAGCCCGGGAGCTGCCAGACGACTCGTGGCAAAAGCACAGAGCTAGGCATTTGGGCAATAAGGTAATGGACATGTTTGATCCAAACGATCGTTCAACGATCAAGGAGTGTCGTGACTacctgaagaaggaatatTTCGATGCACTCACAGACAGCGAGAAAGTGTACTCCAAAGGAGACTTGACAGTGCTCACCAATGTGTACGGGATGGGTAATTGTCACATCGACACCGCTTGGTTGTGGCCCTTTGCAGAGACCCGTAGAAAAATCGTACGGTCTTGGTCATCTCAATGTACGTTAATGGACCAGTATCCGGAGTATCAGTTTGTCGCTTCTCAAGCTCAGCAGTTCAAGTGGCTGCTAGAGGAGCATCCcgaattcttcaagaaggtCCTGACACCAAAGGTTCAACAGTCGCAATTCTTTCCTATCGGAGGCTCATGGGTTGAAAATGACACAAATATACCATCTGGTGAATCTCTAGCGAGACAGTTTTTCTTTGGTCAGAGGTTCTTCCTGAAGCACTTCGGCTTGAAATCCACTATATTCTGGTTACCTGACACATTTGGTTATTCATCACAGGTACCTCAAATTTGCCAACTGTCCGGTATCGATCGGTTCTTGACTCAAAAGTTGTCCTGGAACAATATCAACAGTTTCCCGCACTCGACATTCAATTGGTCTGGTATAGATGGCTCACAGCTGCTGACACACATGCCACCGGGAAACACTTATACTGCTGCTGCCCATTTCGGTGACGTCTTGCGCACTGCAAAGCAGAACAAATCTTCAGAGTTCTACGGTTCTGGGCTAATGCTGTATGGTATAGGTGACGGTGGCGGTGGACCAACGGCGGAAatgctggagaagatgagaCGCATCAGATCTCTGTACAACCGTAATGGAAATATCATTCCAAAATTACAGGTTGGCAGTACGATAGATGAGTTTTATGACGATATCTGCTCCAAGACTAATAAAACTCAGGATCTGCCAACTTGGTCTGGTGAATTGTATTTTGAGTTCCATAGAGGCACTTACACCAGCCAGGCCCAAACTAAAAGACTAATGAGATTGTCCGAAGTAAAGATCCATGACCTGGAATGGCTCGCAACAAAGGCGTCTGTCCTATTTCCGAATGACTACAAATACCCCATCAATGAGATCAACGCTTTGTGGGAAAACATCTTACTTTGCCAGTTTCACGATGTCTTGCCAGGATCCAGTATCGAAATGGTCTACAAATATGAGGCCGTTCCAATGTTGAAAGCTGTTGTGGATAAATGCGGTGATTTGATTGACAAGGCACTTGAAGTCTTAAAAGGTCCATCGAGCGATGAAATAACGGAAGCAAGGACGTGGGTTTGGCCCGGGGTGTCAGAAACGGAAAATGAGGCCTCTGAAAGTTCAGTTAACATCCAGGTCCATGACGATGAATTTATCCTAACAAATGCAGAGCTGAAGGTCACGATTGGTAAGAAAAGTGGGACCATAAAAAGCATTGTCGACATCAAAAGTGGAACAGAATTTCTGGACCTTGAACATGGGCGGAACAAGTTGGGCGCAAACCAGTTTGTCATCTTTGATGACAAGCCACTATCTTGGCAAGCATGGGACACAGAGTTATACTCGGTCAACCAATACAAATATCTGGACAAACCTGAAAGTGTGAAGGTAGTCGAGCATTCGAAAGCGACTTGTGCCGTGGAGGTTGTCATTTGCATCTCAGACCAATGCAAGTTGAGGTCAAGGATCTCTTTGAATGCTGTAAAGCCAGGAACTGAGGGCGAAAGCACAGTTGATATCTCGACAATAGTCGAGAACTGGGATGCCACAAacaagtttttgaaagtgGAGTTCCCCGTTAACGTTCGAAATGAATTTGCCAGCTATGAAACGCAATTTGGTATAACCAAGAGACCGACCCATTATAACACATCGTGGGATGTGGCTAAATTTGAGGTATGCCACCACAAGTTCGCTGATTACTCGGAGTTCAACAAGGGCGTTTCAATTCTGAACAACTGCAAATATGGTTTCTCCACGCACGGTAATCTCATGCGACTATCTCTGCTACGCTCTCCTAAGGCCCCCGACGCACATGCGGACATGGGTACTCATGAGATTAAATACGCAATTTATCCACATCGTGGCCCGTTGAGCAGCAAAACGATAAAACTTGGGCTTCAACTAAACTATCCTGACAAATATCCGATATCCTCGAAACTTTCCAAGAGGTATGAGGATATCATCAAGATCGAAGGAGATGATAACGTCATTTTGTCCAATCTGAAGAGAGGCGAGGAAGATCAGCAATTAAATTCGGATTATGCTCTTAAACCATGCGAAGAAACAACCATTGTTGTGAGGGTATATGAGGCTCTTGGAGGCGAATCCAATGCCACTCTGTTGACATGCCTACCAATCAAAAAAGTTGTCAGAATCGACAACCTTGAGTTGAAAGCTCTCGAATCCGTGAAATACGAAGCCGGCAACAAAATCAATAAGATTCCGCTCAAGCTGAGACCATTCGAAATAGCTTCATATAAGCTATTCTTCTAG
- the PEX14 gene encoding Pex14p (ancestral locus Anc_2.315) — MSKVKDDRKDLFESAVSFLGDASVKEAPLTKKIEFLQSKGLTQEEVELALREAQEKSGGKRTGTTYRELSGARHDESVYEAMPPPIPRRDWKDYFVMATATAGLLYGVYEITRRYVIPNLLPDSKSKLEQDKEEIQSYFDKVDKVLNAIEEEQEKARARDDEKLEELEATIYQLQTCLEKTAKTRDKMEDEFKMLKLEIMNLQSTIDKHILNKENVRELEKVNNELSSLKNLINSTMSDNANDEHGRGHKSPLSKNAIPGADTIPSAADILTKLNLDKKEGTPAWKKARDESLGSAGSSIPEWQKSSLNEVNIPNWQNTLERAELEEDNENSEPN; from the coding sequence ATGTCTAAGGTGAAGGACGATAGGAAGGATTTGTTCGAGTCTGCGGTCTCGTTCTTGGGTGATGCTAGTGTCAAGGAAGCTCCCTTGACAAAGAAGATagagtttcttcaatcgaAGGGTTTGACCCAGGAAGAGGTGGAACTGGCACTGAGGGAGGCCCAGGAGAAGTCTGGTGGCAAGCGTACTGGCACCACCTACCGGGAACTCAGCGGAGCCAGGCATGACGAGTCAGTTTACGAGGCGATGCCACCACCTATCCCCCGACGTGACTGGAAGGACTATTTCGTAATGGCAACTGCGACGGCTGGATTGCTCTATGGCGTGTATGAGATAACGAGGAGATATGTGATACCCAATTTGCTGCCTGACTCGAAGAGCAAGTTGGAACAGGACAAGGAAGAAATACAGAGCTACTTCGACAAGGTGGATAAAGTTCTAAATGCGatcgaggaagagcaggaaAAGGCGAGGGCCAGGGACGATGAGAAGCTAGAGGAATTAGAGGCCACTATCTACCAACTGCAGACCTGCCTGGAGAAAACGGCCAAGACGAGGGACAAAATGGAGGACGAATTCAAAATGCTCAAGTTAGAAATCATGAACCTTCAGAGCACCATTGACAAGCATATACTGAACAAGGAAAACGTCAGGGAACTGGAGAAGGTGAATAATGAGTTGAGctccttgaagaacttgatAAATTCAACTATGTCAGACAACGCAAACGATGAGCATGGTCGCGGCCACAAGTCTCCCCTGTCGAAAAACGCCATTCCAGGCGCTGATACGATCCCATCAGCTGCAGATATATTGACGAAACTAAACttggacaagaaggaaggcACCCCGGCGTGGAAGAAAGCCAGGGACGAGTCCCTTGGTTCTGCCGGGAGTTCCATCCCCGAATGGCAGAAAAGCTCTCTGAATGAGGTGAACATACCAAACTGGCAAAATACTCTGGAAAGAGCCGAATTGGAGGAAGACAACGAGAACAGCGAGCCAAACTGA
- the HEM25 gene encoding Hem25p (ancestral locus Anc_2.313), translating into MVERSVKTRAHLVGGFAGGLASALTLQPLDLLKTRIQQSKDITLWSAIKQVDSIKGLWRGTLASSIRTSVGSALYLSSLNLMRTALASSRKAGSSLGRSSKLPQLSMYENLLAGVLARGLVGYITMPVTVLKVRYESTLYQYRSLGEATKDIYVKEGVRGFFRGFGPTCLRDAPYAGLYVLLYERSKVVVPKLLPKTVISYDPQGNYSTYTSTFVNALSAIFSASLATTITAPFDTIKTRMQLEPTKFTSFLRTTVVISKEENILQLFSGLSMRLARKALSAGIAWGIYEELIKKFM; encoded by the coding sequence ATGGTAGAGAGGTCAGTGAAAACAAGGGCCCATTTAGTTGGTGGCTTTGCAGGCGGTTTAGCTTCTGCTCTCACATTGCAACCGctcgatcttctcaagaCCAGAATTCAGCAAAGCAAGGACATTACCTTATGGTCCGCTATCAAGCAAGTTGACAGTATCAAGGGTTTATGGAGGGGAACTTTGGCATCCAGTATAAGGACTTCTGTTGGGAGTGCGCTCTATCTCAGTAGCCTTAACCTAATGAGAACCGCTCTAGCCTCCAGTCGCAAAGCCGGCAGCTCTCTTGGGCGAAGCAGCAAGCTGCCTCAGTTATCCATGTACGAGAATCTGCTTGCGGGTGTCCTAGCTCGAGGTCTCGTCGGATACATCACAATGCCTGTGACAGTGCTTAAGGTAAGGTATGAATCCACACTGTATCAATACAGAAGCCTCGGTGAGGCGACGAAGGATATATACGTCAAGGAGGGAGTGAGAGGTTTCTTTAGGGGCTTCGGTCCTACGTGTTTGAGAGATGCACCCTATGCAGGTCTTTACGTATTGCTATATGAGCGGTCAAAGGTTGTGGTACCAAAGCTACTGCCGAAAACAGTGATCAGCTATGATCCGCAGGGAAACTACAGCACTTACACGTCGACTTTCGTCAATGCGTTGAGCGCTATCTTTTCAGCAAGTCTTGCGACCACTATAACGGCGCCCTTCGACACGATTAAGACCAGAATGCAATTGGAGCCGACGAAATTCACTAGCTTCTTGAGGACGACTGTGGTAATATCGAAGGAGGAGAACATTCTGCAACTTTTTAGTGGCTTGAGTATGCGGCTAGCAAGAAAGGCATTGAGCGCTGGCATCGCCTGGGGAATATAcgaagagctgatcaaaAAGTTTATGTAG
- the LYS5 gene encoding holo-[acyl-carrier-protein] synthase (ancestral locus Anc_2.314) gives MDDLASIRKLDRDWEGILALDVKHANLTDDFTFERAIRFLPLSQQAKIYQLRTLQGKYAAVCNRLLQLFGCSIASGIGFGEVEFEHSSYGKPRMKNCPQISFSMSNGQDYVVQYICRRNDGDPAELGVDIASRDDYLGGHDLETFCEVFSDTEYKHLQSLDDGMRRKAFAFYWSLKECYSKYTGLGLNCDLSKLDYGGMQVPEVGSGSQRLIDNDSMLFYSVWIPRHGKEIVTVCRQDDLKEPALSRWLKSGPPVYRITLEDILGFLEAGDARRP, from the coding sequence ATGGACGATTTGGCGTCGATTCGGAAGCTAGATCGGGATTGGGAAGGCATCCTTGCCCTGGATGTCAAACATGCAAACCTGACGGATGATTTTACGTTCGAAAGAGCCATCAGGTTCCTACCGCTGTCTCAGCAAGCCAAGATCTATCAACTGAGGACGCTCCAGGGGAAGTATGCGGCAGTTTGCAACAGGTTGCTGCAGTTGTTTGGATGTAGCATTGCGAGTGGGATCGGTTTTGGTGAAGTTGAGTTTGAACACAGCAGTTATGGGAAACCTCGCATGAAGAACTGTCCACAAATATCATTCAGTATGTCTAATGGACAGGATTATGTCGTCCAGTACATATGCCGACGAAATGATGGCGATCCTGCCGAGCTGGGAGTTGACATAGCCTCGAGAGATGATTACCTGGGTGGCCACGACCTAGAGACGTTCTGTGAAGTCTTCTCTGACACCGAGTACAAGCATCTGCAATCATTGGACGATGGTATGAGGAGAAAGGCTTTTGCGTTCTACTGGTCTTTGAAAGAATGCTATAGCAAGTACACAGGACTGGGACTGAATTGTGATTTATCGAAGTTGGATTACGGTGGGATGCAAGTCCCAGAGGTGGGATCTGGCTCACAGCGACTGATCGACAACGATTCCATGTTGTTCTATTCCGTGTGGATCCCTCGCCATGGCAAGGAGATCGTCACTGTATGTCGTCAAGACGATTTAAAGGAACCGGCACTGTCTCGCTGGCTCAAGAGCGGACCTCCGGTCTACAGAATTACACTGGAGGATATCCTTGGGTTCCTTGAGGCAGGGGATGCTAGACGGCCATGA